One genomic window of Arachis stenosperma cultivar V10309 chromosome 10, arast.V10309.gnm1.PFL2, whole genome shotgun sequence includes the following:
- the LOC130955731 gene encoding SPX domain-containing protein 4: protein MKFGKEFKTHLEDTIPEWRDKFLCYKPLKKLLKNLPSSNHTNNAPINPSSFTHLEAWFVTILNDELDKFNDFYVDKEEEFVIRFQELKERIERLKEKSSQSERYTSEYEDEFSEEMMGIRKDLVTIHGEMVLLKNYSSLNFAGLIKILKKYDKRTGGVLRLPFTQLVLRQPVFTTEPLTRLVHECEENLERLFPLQEEVIQSNPAPENQSKSLEDNTTNDLPDASSTLGEETVYIYRSTLAAMKAIKGLQKESSTSNPFSFSSLFNNQDADSTGAVTAENSATNSPATLHNEESTVKDPDSS from the exons ATGAAGTTCGGCAAGGAATTCAAGACTCATTTGGAGGACACAATCCCTGAGTGGAGGGACAAATTCTTGTGCTACAAGCCTCTCAAGAAGCTTCTCAAGAACCTTCCTTCTTCCAACCACACCAACAACGCTCCCATCAATCCCTCTTCTTTCACCCACCTTGAAGCCTGGTTCGTCACGATTCTCAACGACGAGCTTGACAAGTTCAATGATTTCTATGTTGATAAGGAGGAGGAGTTTGTTATCCGCTTCCAG GAGTTGAAAGAAAGAATTGAGAGACTTAAAGAAAAAAGCAGTCAGAGTGAAAGGTACACTTCCGAGTATGAGGATGAGTTCAGTGAAGAAATGATGGGAATCAGGAAGGACTTAGTCACCATCCATGGAGAGATGGTGCTTCTCAAAAACTACAGTTCCTTAAACTTTGCAG gactaataaaaattttgaagaagtATGATAAAAGAACTGGTGGCGTCCTGCGCCTTCCCTTTACGCAACTTGTTCTTCGTCAACCTGTTTTCACAACTGAACCTCTCACGAGGCTAGTTCATGAATGTGAAGAAAATCTTGAACGTCTCTTTCCCTTGCAAGAAGAAGTAATTCAATCAAATCCTGCTCCAGAAAATCAGTCTAAATCACTTGAAGATAATACAACAAATGACTTACCAGATGCATCCTCTACTCTTGGAGAGGAAACAGTGTACATATATCGTAGCACTCTTGCTGCTATGAAAGCAATAAAGGGTCTTCAGAAAGAAAGCTCCACGAGCAatccattttcattttcttcccTCTTTAACAACCAAGATGCTGATAGTACTGGTGCTGTAACAGCCGAAAACTCTGCAACGAATTCTCCAGCTACCTTACATAATGAGGAAAGCACTGTTAAAGATCCTGACTCTTCGTAA
- the LOC130955732 gene encoding UDP-glycosyltransferase 74G1-like: MIQFSKLLEHQGIKVTFVSTVYYCKNLHQVPPTISLETISDGFDHTGPSGAKNYGAYMDHFWRVGPENLANLVENLGRKGDPVDCIVYDAFFPWALETAKRFGIVGAAFLTQNMAVNTTYYHFHLGKIQVPFMEEEFSFPGLPKLDVADMPSFFFTYQEKPFLLDLLVGQFSNIHKADWILCNTFYDLGKEVNDWTRKLWPKYRTIGPNIPSMFLNKQYENDQDYGAAAFESEDCMEWLDNKPKGSVVYVSFGSLVMVGEDQIEEVAYALRESNAYFLWVVRASEQIKLPKDFENKSDKGLVVTWCPQLKVLAHEAIACFVTHCGWNSTLEALCLGVPIVAMPQWSDQNTNAKLIVDLWKMGIRAPMDENKIVRQEALRLCIREIIESEQGKVIKNNMIQWRNLAIRAISEGGTSHESIKEFVNSLLCLNATCPKV, from the exons ATGATTCAATTCTCCAAACTCTTGGAACACCAAGGAATCAAAGTCACCTTTGTTTCAACCGTTTATTACTGCAAGAACTTGCATCAAGTGCCTCCAACAATTTCACTTGAGACCATTTCTGATGGCTTTGACCACACTGGCCCTTCAG GTGCTAAGAACTACGGGGCTTATATGGATCACTTTTGGAGAGTTGGGCCAGAGAATCTAGCAAATCTTGTAGAGAATCTTGGTCGGAAAGGGGATCCAGTTGATTGCATAGTGTATGATGCATTCTTCCCATGGGCACTAGAAACTGCCAAGAGATTTGGGATTGTTGGTGCTGCTTTTCTCACTCAAAACATGGCGGTTAACACAACATACTATCATTTCCATTTGGGGAAGATTCAAGTTCCATTCATGGAGGAAGAGTTTTCTTTCCCAGGGTTGCCGAAACTTGATGTTGCTGACAtgccttctttcttcttcacttaTCAGGAAAAGCCGTTTCTGCTTGATTTGTTGGTGGGTCAGTTCTCCAACATTCACAAAGCTGATTGGATTCTTTGCAATACATTCTATGACCTTGGTAAAGAG GTAAATGATTGGACAAGGAAATTGTGGCCGAAATATAGGACTATAGGACCAAACATACCATCAATGTTCTTAAACAAGCAATACGAAAACGACCAAGATTACGGTGCTGCTGCATTCGAGAGCGAAGATTGCATGGAATGGCTAGACAATAAACCAAAAGGTTCTGTTGTTTATGTATCATTTGGGAGTTTGGTTATGGTTGGAGAGGATCAAATAGAAGAAGTAGCCTATGCTTTAAGGGAAAGTAATGCCTACTTCTTATGGGTGGTAAGGGCCTCTGAGCAAATTAAGCTTCCCAAAGACTTTGAAAATAAATCTGACAAGGGCTTAGTTGTAACTTGGTGCCCCCAACTAAAAGTCTTAGCTCATGAAGCTATTGCTTGTTTTGTGACACATTGTGGTTGGAACTCTACATTAGAAGCTTTGTGTTTAGGTGTTCCAATTGTTGCAATGCCACAATGGTCAGATCAAAACACAAATGCTAAGCTTATTGTAGATCTTTGGAAGATGGGAATTAGAGCTCCTATGGATGAGAACAAGATTGTGAGACAAGAAGCACTAAGACTTTGTATAAGGGAAATAATTGAGAGTGAACAAGGGAAAGTGATCAAGAATAATATGATTCAATGGAGGAATTTGGCTATAAGAGCAATTAGTGAAGGTGGAACTTCTCATGAAAGCATCAAAGAATTTGTGAATAGTTTACTTTGCCTAAATGCTACATGTCCTAAAGTATGA